A genome region from Hippopotamus amphibius kiboko isolate mHipAmp2 chromosome 1, mHipAmp2.hap2, whole genome shotgun sequence includes the following:
- the GPR151 gene encoding G-protein coupled receptor 151: MERGMMTAALADSNSSTMNVSFAHLHFAGGYLPSDSKDWRTIIPALLVAVCLVGFVGNLCVIGILLRSAWKGKPSMIHSLILNLSLADLSLLMFSAPVRATAYSRVVWDLGWFVCKSSDWFTHTCMAAKSLTIVAVAKVCFMYACDPAKQVSIHNCTIWSVLAAIWAVASLLPLPEWFFSTTRHHAGVEMCLMDVPAVAEEFMSTFGKLYPLLVFCLPLLFASFYFWRAYSQCQKRGTKTQNLRNQMRSKQLTVTLLSIAITSAVLWLPEWIAWLWVWHLKAGGPAPPQGFIALSQVLMFSISSANPLIFLVMSEEFKEGLKGLWKWMIPKKHPTASESQETPAGNLQVLRDNIPSPESPSSISEKEKTGSPSSSKEKTEKAEIPILPDVEQFWHERDTVPCVQDNDPIPWEHEDQETDCDK; encoded by the coding sequence ATGGAAAGGGGGATGATGACAGCTGCCTTGGCAGATTCCAACTCCAGCACCATGAACGTGTCCTTTGCTCACCTCCACTTTGCCGGCGGGTACCTGCCCTCTGACTCCAAGGACTGGAGGACCATAATCCCTGCTCTCTTGGTGGCCGTCTGCCTGGTGGGCTTCGTGGGGAATCTGTGTGTGATTGGCATCCTCCTCCGCAGTGCTTGGAAAGGAAAGCCATCCATGATCCACTCCCTGATTCTGAACCTCAGCCTGGCTGATCTCTCTCTCCTGATGTTTTCTGCCCCCGTCCGAGCTACAGCATACTCCAGAGTCGTTTGGGATCTAGGCTGGTTTGTCTGCAAGTCCTCTGACTGGTTCACCCACACGTGCATGGCAGCCAAGAGCCTGACAATTGTTGCAGTGGCCAAAGTATGCTTCATGTATGCCTGTGACCCAGCCAAGCAAGTGAGTATCCACAACTGCACCATCTGGTCCGTGCTGGCAGCCATCTGGGCTGTGGCTAGCCTGCTACCCCTGCCAGAATGGTTCTTCAGCACCACCAGGCATCACGCAGGTGTGGAAATGTGCCTCATGGATGTACCTGCTGTGGCCGAAGAGTTCATGTCAACGTTTGGTAAGCTCTACCCTCTCCTGGTATTTTGCCTGCCATTACTCTTTGCCAGCTTTTATTTCTGGAGAGCTTACAGCCAATGTCAGAAACGGGGAACTAAGACTCAAAATCTTAGAAACCAGATGCGCTCAAAGCAACTCACCGTGACGTTGCTGAGCATTGCCATCACCTCTGCTGTTCTGTGGCTCCCCGAGTGGATAGCGTGGCTGTGGGTGTGGCACCTGAAGGCTGGAGGCCCGGCCCCACCACAGGGTTTCATAGCCCTGTCTCAAGTCCTGATGTTTTCCATCTCTTCAGCAAATCCTCTCATTTTTCTAGTGATGTCAGAAGAGTTCAAGGAAGGCTTGAAAGGGTTATGGAAATGGATGATACCCAAAAAACATCCAACTGCTTCAGAGTCTCAGGAAACACCAGCTGGTAACTTACAGGTCCTTCGTGACAATATTCCATCTCCAGAATCCCCATCATCCatatcagagaaagagaaaactggctctccctcctccagcaaagagaaaactgagaaggCAGAGATTCCCATCCTCCCCGATGTAGAGCAGTTTTGGCATGAGAGAGACACGGTCCCTTGTGTACAGGACAATGACCCGATCCCCTGGGAACACGAAGATCAAGAGACAGATTGTGATAAATAg